A single Drechmeria coniospora strain ARSEF 6962 chromosome 03, whole genome shotgun sequence DNA region contains:
- a CDS encoding isopenicillin N synthetase produces MGSVENTPEVIPTVDISPFVANAEQESLRKVVEEVRHACTTYGFFYLVGHGLSLEDQNKALECAKLFFTLPMEEKMEVSLKNSMGKSHRGYEPPGIQTHKEGLLPDTKEAFIIGAEVAADDPEAGTFSTGPNLWPKSLPKEDFQMPIMEYQSKMVELVKVLLKILALGLPEEWSCPPDVFDELAVNPSIPMRLLHYAPQMVMDARQFGVGDHTDFGCIALLLQEPAREGLQVWYPPTESWIPVPVKEGSYVVNIGDMIQKYSAGYYRSARHRVVNSAEERRYSVPFFLNGQLKLKVKALDGSGVETVVGEHIRQRLIETMGESGKALK; encoded by the exons ATGGGTAGCGTCGAAAATACTCCCGAAGTGATTCCAACAGTGGACATAAGCCCATTCGTCGCAAACGCCGAGCAGGAGTCTCTGCGCAAAGTGGTGGAGGAGGTCAGACACGCGTGCACGACATACGGCTTCTTCtatctcgtcggccacggcttGTCCCTCGAAGACCAGAACAAGGCGCTCGAATGTGCCAAATTATTCTTTACTCTCCCGATGGAGGAGAAGATGGAGGTGTCGCTCAAGAATTCCATGGGAAAGTCGCACCGCGGATACGAACCGCCAGGCATCCAAACCCACAAGGAGGGCTTGCTGCCCGACACCAAGGAG GCTTTCATCATTGGCGCCGAAGTTGCTGCAGACGACCCCGAGGCCGGCACGTTCTCGACGGGGCCGAACCTGTGGCCCAAGTCCCTCCCAAAGGAGGATTTTCAGATGCCCATCATGGAGTACCAGAGCAAGATGGTCGAACTGGTCAAGGTTCTTCTCAAGatccttgcccttggcctACCCGAGGAATGGAGCTGCCCCCCTGACGTTttcgacgagcttgccgtcAACCCGTCGATCCCCATGCGACTGCTTCACTACGCTCCCCAGATGGTGATGGATGCGAGGCAATTCGGAG TCGGCGACCATACCGACTTTGGCTGcatcgccctcctcctccaggaGCCCGCGCGTGAGGGCCTCCAGGTCTGGTACCCGCCGACGGAAAGCTGGATCCCGGTTCCGGTCAAGGAAGGGTCATATGTCGTCAACATCGGCGACATGATACAAAAGTACTCGGCCGGGTATTACCGCAGCGCACGACACCGGGTCGTGAACAGCGCCGAGGAGCGCCGGTACAGCGTGCCCTTTTTTCTCAACGGCCAGCTGAAGCTGAAAGTCAAGGCGCTCGACGGATCGGGCGTCGAGACTGTCGTCGGGGAGCATATCCGCCAAAGGTTGATCGAAACCATGGGTGAGAGCGGCAAGGCGCTGAAGTAG